The following are encoded together in the Danaus plexippus chromosome 15, MEX_DaPlex, whole genome shotgun sequence genome:
- the LOC116766492 gene encoding 7-methylguanosine phosphate-specific 5'-nucleotidase isoform X2, producing MKMLTSIDDIPELCKENVYIKDKESLLKNINKIIAEGHKKLQILTDFDHTLTRHDVDGVPVLTSFGMFKECPSVPQKYKDDETMLANKYKPIEVDANMSIEDKVKHMKDWYMASHNLMKGLKFPRNELMDIGHKMVGCFRKGVNDLISWSECHQVPVLVFSAGLGECVVAALQAAKFLLPNVKVISNFLAMDENDNIVGIQGEIIHTYNKNETAIKHTEYYGMVKERNNVLLMGDNIGDAGMAEGMEHCDVVIKIGFLGRNTEANLQNYVCTFDIVVVNEHTMDIANAILKLVL from the exons ATGAAAATGTTAACAAGTATTGACGATATACCTGAACTGTGCAAGGAGAATGTATACATTAAAGACAAAGaaagtttattaaagaatatcaaCAAGATCATTGCTGAAGGCCATAAGAAATTGCAAATTTTGACGGATTTCGATCACACATTAACAAGGCATGATGTGGATGGTGTACCCGTGCTTACTAGTTTTG gaatGTTTAAGGAGTGTCCCTCAGTACCCCAAAAGTACAAAGATGATGAAACAATGTTagccaataaatataaaccaatTGAAGTAGATGCTAATATGAGCATTGAAGATAAAGTGAAACACATGAAAGACTGGTACATGGCCTCACATAATTTAATgaa ggGTCTTAAGTTTCCTAGGAATGAACTTATGGATATTGGTCATAAGATGGTTGGATGTTTCcg gaaaggTGTCAATGATTTGATTTCTTGGAGCGAGTGTCACCAGGTGCCTGTGCTAGTGTTCTCAGCTGGTCTCGGCGAGTGTGTCGTCGCTGCTCTTCAGGCCGCTAAATTCTTACTACCTAATGTCAAG GTGATATCCAATTTTCTTGCAATGGATGAAAATGATAACATAGTTGGCATTCAAGGTGAAATAatacatacttataataaaaatgaaacagcTATAAAACATACAGAATATTACGGTATGGTTAAGGAGAGGAATAACGTTCTGTTAATGGGCGACAATATCGGTGACGCGGGTATGGCAGAGGGGATGGAGCATTGTGATGTAGTCATCAAAATAGGATTCCTCGGCAGAAACACAGAAGCCAATCTACAGAACTATGTGTGCACGTTTGATATAGTCGTTGTTAACGAACATACTATGGATATAGCCAatgcaatattaaaactagtgctgtga
- the LOC116766492 gene encoding 7-methylguanosine phosphate-specific 5'-nucleotidase isoform X1, whose product MSNMSRFMCELILQHRKLTMKMLTSIDDIPELCKENVYIKDKESLLKNINKIIAEGHKKLQILTDFDHTLTRHDVDGVPVLTSFGMFKECPSVPQKYKDDETMLANKYKPIEVDANMSIEDKVKHMKDWYMASHNLMKGLKFPRNELMDIGHKMVGCFRKGVNDLISWSECHQVPVLVFSAGLGECVVAALQAAKFLLPNVKVISNFLAMDENDNIVGIQGEIIHTYNKNETAIKHTEYYGMVKERNNVLLMGDNIGDAGMAEGMEHCDVVIKIGFLGRNTEANLQNYVCTFDIVVVNEHTMDIANAILKLVL is encoded by the exons ATGTCAAATATGTCAAGATTTATGTGTGAACTTATTTTGCAACACAGAAAA ttaACTATGAAAATGTTAACAAGTATTGACGATATACCTGAACTGTGCAAGGAGAATGTATACATTAAAGACAAAGaaagtttattaaagaatatcaaCAAGATCATTGCTGAAGGCCATAAGAAATTGCAAATTTTGACGGATTTCGATCACACATTAACAAGGCATGATGTGGATGGTGTACCCGTGCTTACTAGTTTTG gaatGTTTAAGGAGTGTCCCTCAGTACCCCAAAAGTACAAAGATGATGAAACAATGTTagccaataaatataaaccaatTGAAGTAGATGCTAATATGAGCATTGAAGATAAAGTGAAACACATGAAAGACTGGTACATGGCCTCACATAATTTAATgaa ggGTCTTAAGTTTCCTAGGAATGAACTTATGGATATTGGTCATAAGATGGTTGGATGTTTCcg gaaaggTGTCAATGATTTGATTTCTTGGAGCGAGTGTCACCAGGTGCCTGTGCTAGTGTTCTCAGCTGGTCTCGGCGAGTGTGTCGTCGCTGCTCTTCAGGCCGCTAAATTCTTACTACCTAATGTCAAG GTGATATCCAATTTTCTTGCAATGGATGAAAATGATAACATAGTTGGCATTCAAGGTGAAATAatacatacttataataaaaatgaaacagcTATAAAACATACAGAATATTACGGTATGGTTAAGGAGAGGAATAACGTTCTGTTAATGGGCGACAATATCGGTGACGCGGGTATGGCAGAGGGGATGGAGCATTGTGATGTAGTCATCAAAATAGGATTCCTCGGCAGAAACACAGAAGCCAATCTACAGAACTATGTGTGCACGTTTGATATAGTCGTTGTTAACGAACATACTATGGATATAGCCAatgcaatattaaaactagtgctgtga